The Delphinus delphis chromosome 10, mDelDel1.2, whole genome shotgun sequence genome includes a region encoding these proteins:
- the LOC132432874 gene encoding leukocyte elastase inhibitor-like isoform X2, with product MEQLSAANTRFALDLFGALNKSDPAGNIFISPFSISSALAMVFLGTRGNTAAQMSKALYFKEVEEIHSEFQSLNADINKHGAPYILKLANRLYGEKSYDFLPEFLASTQKMYGAELASVDFLQAAEDARKTINEWVKGQTEGKIPELLASGGVDSMTKLVLVNAIYFKGNWQEKFMMEATEDAAFRLNKKDTKLVKMMYQKKRFRLGHIKDLKCQVLELPYEGKDLSMVILLPDDILDESTGLRKIEQQLTLEKLREWTRPENLDLLEVNVQLPRFKLEESYELSTLLASLGMQDLFSGKADLSGISGAGGLSVSKVVHKSFVEVNEEGTEAAAATAVGIVVTAFQPTEEYFTADHPFIFFIRHNPSTSILFLGRLSSP from the exons ATGGAGCAGTTGAGCGCGGCAAACACCCGCTTCGCCTTGGACCTGTTCGGCGCCCTGAACAAGAGCGATCCTGCTGGCAACATCTTCATCTCCCCCTTCAGCATTTCATCAGCGCTGGCCATGGTCTTTCTGGGGACCAGAGGCAATACCGCGGCGCAGATGTCCAAG GCTCTCTATTTCAAAGAGGTTGAGGAGATTCATTCGGAATTTCAGAGTTTGAATGCTGATATCAACAAACATGGAGCTCCCTACATTCTGAAACTTGCTAACAGGTTATATGGAGAGAAAAGCTATGATTTCCTCCCT gAGTTCTTAGCTTCAACTCAGAAAATGTACGGTGCTGAACTGGCCAGTGTGGATTTTCTGCAGGCCGCCGAAGACGCAAGGAAGACCATAAACGAGTGGGTCAAAGGGCAGACGGAAG GGAAAATTCCAGAGCTGTTGGCCTCAGGTGGGGTTGATAGCATGACTAAGCTGGTGCTGGTGAATGCCATCTATTTCAAAGGAAACTGGCAGGAGAAATTCATGATGGAGGCCACAGAAGATGCAGCTTTCAGACTGAATAAG AAAGACACAAAACTAGTGAAAATGATGTATCAGAAGAAGAGGTTTCGGCTTGGCCACATCAAGGACCTTAAGTGCCAGGTGCTGGAACTGCCCTACGAGGGAAAGGACCTCAGCATGGTCATCCTGCTGCCGGATGACATCCTGGACGAGTCCACGGGGCTGAGGAAG ATTGAGCAACAGCTGACTTTGGAAAAGCTGCGTGAGTGGACCAGACCCGAGAATCTGGATCTCCTTGAGGTCAATGTCCAGCTGCCCAGGTTTAAGCTGGAGGAGAGCTACGAGCTCAGCACTCTGCTGGCCTCCCTGGGTATGCAGGATCTCTTCAGTGGCAAGGCTGACCTGTCCGGCATATCAGGAGCCGGAGGCCTCTCTGTATCGAAGGTGGTCCACAAGTCCTTCGTGGAGGTGAACGAGGAGGGCACTGAGGCGGCGGCTGCCACCGCGGTCGGCATAGTCGTAACGGCCTTCCAGCCGACAGAGGAGTATTTCACCGCCGACCACCCGTTCATTTTCTTCATTCGGCACAATCCCTCCACTAGCATCCTGTTCCTCGGCAGACTTTCCTCCCCATAG
- the LOC132432874 gene encoding leukocyte elastase inhibitor-like isoform X1: protein MSSSLTMEQLSAANTRFALDLFGALNKSDPAGNIFISPFSISSALAMVFLGTRGNTAAQMSKALYFKEVEEIHSEFQSLNADINKHGAPYILKLANRLYGEKSYDFLPEFLASTQKMYGAELASVDFLQAAEDARKTINEWVKGQTEGKIPELLASGGVDSMTKLVLVNAIYFKGNWQEKFMMEATEDAAFRLNKKDTKLVKMMYQKKRFRLGHIKDLKCQVLELPYEGKDLSMVILLPDDILDESTGLRKIEQQLTLEKLREWTRPENLDLLEVNVQLPRFKLEESYELSTLLASLGMQDLFSGKADLSGISGAGGLSVSKVVHKSFVEVNEEGTEAAAATAVGIVVTAFQPTEEYFTADHPFIFFIRHNPSTSILFLGRLSSP, encoded by the exons ATGAGTAGCAG CCTCACCATGGAGCAGTTGAGCGCGGCAAACACCCGCTTCGCCTTGGACCTGTTCGGCGCCCTGAACAAGAGCGATCCTGCTGGCAACATCTTCATCTCCCCCTTCAGCATTTCATCAGCGCTGGCCATGGTCTTTCTGGGGACCAGAGGCAATACCGCGGCGCAGATGTCCAAG GCTCTCTATTTCAAAGAGGTTGAGGAGATTCATTCGGAATTTCAGAGTTTGAATGCTGATATCAACAAACATGGAGCTCCCTACATTCTGAAACTTGCTAACAGGTTATATGGAGAGAAAAGCTATGATTTCCTCCCT gAGTTCTTAGCTTCAACTCAGAAAATGTACGGTGCTGAACTGGCCAGTGTGGATTTTCTGCAGGCCGCCGAAGACGCAAGGAAGACCATAAACGAGTGGGTCAAAGGGCAGACGGAAG GGAAAATTCCAGAGCTGTTGGCCTCAGGTGGGGTTGATAGCATGACTAAGCTGGTGCTGGTGAATGCCATCTATTTCAAAGGAAACTGGCAGGAGAAATTCATGATGGAGGCCACAGAAGATGCAGCTTTCAGACTGAATAAG AAAGACACAAAACTAGTGAAAATGATGTATCAGAAGAAGAGGTTTCGGCTTGGCCACATCAAGGACCTTAAGTGCCAGGTGCTGGAACTGCCCTACGAGGGAAAGGACCTCAGCATGGTCATCCTGCTGCCGGATGACATCCTGGACGAGTCCACGGGGCTGAGGAAG ATTGAGCAACAGCTGACTTTGGAAAAGCTGCGTGAGTGGACCAGACCCGAGAATCTGGATCTCCTTGAGGTCAATGTCCAGCTGCCCAGGTTTAAGCTGGAGGAGAGCTACGAGCTCAGCACTCTGCTGGCCTCCCTGGGTATGCAGGATCTCTTCAGTGGCAAGGCTGACCTGTCCGGCATATCAGGAGCCGGAGGCCTCTCTGTATCGAAGGTGGTCCACAAGTCCTTCGTGGAGGTGAACGAGGAGGGCACTGAGGCGGCGGCTGCCACCGCGGTCGGCATAGTCGTAACGGCCTTCCAGCCGACAGAGGAGTATTTCACCGCCGACCACCCGTTCATTTTCTTCATTCGGCACAATCCCTCCACTAGCATCCTGTTCCTCGGCAGACTTTCCTCCCCATAG